Proteins from a single region of Planctomycetaceae bacterium:
- a CDS encoding ATP-binding cassette domain-containing protein: MITTLTANKCFNWDLPLTKKAGDVMRAFGITVQRIKNDAITHQCTIELSAGHICYITGPSGSGKSVLLREFFKNFNDENKINIDDIPLPNDKTCVDCFDGGFLEILRTLSCAGLTDVFCVLNSPANLSEGQKYRYRIAKAIAGDKQFIFADEFCSNLDRVTAAVISHNLRKFASKTGKTFILASAHDDLLADLLPEVIVIKHLAGEAEIIYKNLKSQI, translated from the coding sequence CGTTATGCGGGCGTTCGGCATTACCGTTCAGCGAATCAAAAACGACGCCATCACGCACCAATGCACCATCGAACTGTCGGCTGGTCATATCTGCTACATCACCGGCCCGTCAGGCAGCGGAAAAAGCGTGCTGCTGCGGGAATTTTTCAAAAATTTCAACGATGAAAACAAAATCAACATCGATGACATCCCGCTGCCAAATGATAAAACGTGCGTCGATTGCTTCGATGGCGGGTTTCTTGAAATTTTACGAACCTTGAGCTGTGCGGGATTAACAGACGTATTTTGCGTTCTCAATTCGCCGGCTAATTTGTCCGAAGGTCAGAAATACCGCTATCGAATCGCAAAAGCAATCGCGGGCGATAAGCAGTTTATCTTCGCTGACGAGTTCTGCTCCAACCTCGACAGAGTTACAGCAGCGGTTATCAGTCATAACCTGCGCAAGTTCGCAAGCAAGACCGGCAAAACGTTCATCCTCGCAAGCGCGCACGATGATTTGCTCGCCGATTTACTGCCGGAAGTTATCGTCATCAAACATTTGGCAGGCGAAGCGGAAATCATCTATAAAAATCTCAAATCTCAAATTTGA